The Lynx canadensis isolate LIC74 chromosome A2, mLynCan4.pri.v2, whole genome shotgun sequence DNA segment TTAGCATATTCACAGAGTATTTATCGAGCACCATCTGGGTTACCGGGACTTGCTCTGGGACCCGGtgatgaaataaaaggcacacgGTTCAGGTGGCCAGGTAGTGAGAAGAGTAACAAAGGTGATAAAACAAAGTGATGCCCCATCCTGCCCAAGGGAGGGGTCTGTGGGCAGAGGACTGGCTGTTTCTCCCATGAAGGTAAACTCCACCAGCTCCACGGCCCAGCAACCCCACTTGTATCAGTTAGctaatgctgcataacaaaacaTCCCACAACCAGTGGCTGGAAACAACACACACGTATTACAGTTGCTGTGGGTCAGGAACCCAGACACAGCCTCCTGAGTTTCCTTCTTTCAGGGTCTCTCACAGGCTGCCATCAAGAAGTCGGccagggctggggcgcctgggtggctcagtcggttaagtgtccgacttcggctcagatcacgatcccgcggttcgtgagttcgagccccacagcgggctctgtgccgacagctcggggcgtggagcctgctccggattctgtgtctccgtcgctctctgcccctcccagacttgcactctgtctctctcaaaaatgaataaaccttaaaaaaaaaaaaaaaaaaaaagacgttggCCAGGGCTGGGGTGTCATCTGAGGCTCAGGGGGAAAGTGGGGACAAGGTGTCTGCCCCCAGGACTGCGGGGAGGGCTGAATCCGCGTGTATTTGGAGCTGTCCCAAACAAGTGCATGCTGTCCCAAACAAGTGCAGGCTTAGAAAGGTAGCAGGGCCACCTCAGCAGCACCCGGGCGCCCTGGATTTGGTAGAGCCTGGGATGGGGGGTGTGGAGTGGGGTGCTCTCCAGGCGGTCTGGACGTGGAGACACCGGTCTGTGCCCCTGACACCCACTGGTCCCTCTTCCCGCAGAAGCTTCCCCGAGTCCGTGAGCACCAAGGGCCTCTGACCCAGCTGTGGGGCCACCCGCCTCGGTGGCAGCCGATCTTCTGTGTCCTGCGGGGGGATGGCCGCCTGGAGTGGTTCAGCCATAGGGAGGTAAGGAAGcggctctcctcccttcccccctggcCTCGCCAGGCCACGCTCCTCGGCATGGGTTCTGGGGTCCAGCTCCCAACATGGTCCTCTCTCCTGTCTTCAGTCACCTAGTGTGAATCGAGGGTCCCTATGAGATGGGCCTGGGGTGGGCAACCACCCCCCCGCTGGGCTGGGTAGGAAAACCGAGGTCCAGGCCAGGAGTCGCGACTTCCTCGTGGTCATCAGCAGAGCTGAGGTTGAAACCGAGAGGCCTTCGCACATCACGCCTGGCTGGGGAGCTCGGGCAGGTCATTTGTGctcctgggactcagtttccacCTCTGTGAAATGGGTTGGTGCTGGTCCCCGTCATATGGGGCTGTGAGGATTCAAGGAGATAACCTTCGTATATTATTTAGGACTGGCCTAGCACCCAGTGGGTACTGGGTGCTCGActacaggggagggagggagggaggaggggtgggggacttCCCTAGCTAACCCCAAGCCTTCCCCTGATCCCACAGTTAGGACACGGAAGCCGTGGTTTAGACCTGTCCCCAGTTGGTTCTCTGGATGTCTTTCATAGGAATATGAGAATGGGGGCCATCCCCTCAGCTCCGTGGCCTTGACAGGGTATACTGTCCTGACTTCCCAGCGTGAATATCTCTGCCTGTTGGATGCTCTCTGCCCAGTCTCCTCAGGTAAGGTTCCCGAGATCGAGATCTCAAGAGCACGTTTCTTAATGTCAGAACTGTTGACAGTTGGGGCCAAATCATCCTTTGCAAGGGGCGGGGCACCCTATACATTGCGGGATGTTAAACAGCATCCGTGGCCTCCACCCACTCGATGCCCGtaggacacccccaccccccgcgagGTGTGACcatcaaaaatatctccagacactATCAAGTGTCCCCCGGGGGCAGCATTGCCCTTTGGGTGAGTACCCCAGCTCTAGCAAGAGAAATATCCACTCTTACTAGAGTGAGAAGGAGAGTTGGGACACTAGACCAGAACCAAAGTAGCGAgggtaaaaacaataaaacccgATGTTAGCAAGCATGTGGGGAGATAGTCACGGGTGGGTGGGGCTATCACACAGATTTGCTGCAGGGGGCACTGTTCAGCCTAGCATTCCCAGGAGGgtttcccaccctccctcccttccctcctccttctacttcctctctctacccccctctctctttcatgACCACAATACCGTGCAGGAATAGGGAAAGGAACCGCATTATCGGACCGGCATATGTATGACGAGTGCTCAGCGCGGGGCTCGTGTGATCTCACTGAGCCTGCCCAGAAGCCGGCCCCATCGCTAACTaccccattgcacagatgaggCCACTGAGGCTGAGGACTGTCACACAGTAAGGGACAGCGCCAGAATCGCATTTCTGCTTCACTGTGGCGCTATCCTGCCACCAAACGATGCAAAGAGGTAGCAATAAGGACGGTTTGCAGAAATGTCGGTGCTAGCGGAAAGAAGAAAAGCTATCCGAATACCCGGCCCTCAGGGGTTGATGAAATCAATTATGGCCCAGCCCTGAGAAAGGAAAGCTGGGTAGCCGCCGAAGGCGCCCCAGACGTACGCAGGAACAAAAAGGCCAGTTATAGACCGGAAAAGTCCATCTTCTCACTCAGATGCACATCGTGCGCTTTGTGCGGACTTTAAAATCTGGGGTAATGCCCCCCAACAAAGCGTTAAAGGCTGTTATTGCCTCCGGAGGCTGCCGTTGAAGGGCCGGGATGCCCAGGGGTTTCCACCTTCTGGATTCCTGCATTTTGCTGCAGTTctggaaatcagaagaaaaaagtgaGGATTTAGGGCCCCCCCCCCGCAATAAAttaaccccctcccccaaaattcaCTCACCCTGGCTCCCCCACAGTTCTCCCAACGGGTCATCGATATCACTTTTAGGCCCATTTTATAGGCAGGGAAACCGAGGTCCAGGTAGGAAAAGCGTGCCCTACACATAGAGCTAGCAAGTGACTTGGCCGGGTTTGAATCTGGCCCTGGCTGACTCCCAGGGCAAGCAGGGCTCAGATGACGACGTGCCAACTCAGACAGACGGGTGGTGGCTGTCCAGGCCTCCGTGTTGAGGAGGATGCTGAGGCTCAGAAACAACGCTGGGATGGCTGGCTGATGTCTCCCCTGGGCGCACCGCCCCCTGGGACCGAGCCAGAATAAGGATAGTGCAACTATGTTAGCAACTGCCCGcgcgggcggtggggggggggggggtattttcATGGGTGTTTTCTTCCAGCGAATGAACGATTGATTGTAGAGCGAATGAGTGAAGGATGACACAGCCTCCTCCGTCTGCTTCCAGGAGAGCATACCCAGGAAGAGCCCGAACCCCTCCTGGAAATGCCCGTGAACTTCCCCCTGTTCCTGCAGCACCCCTTCCGCCGGCACCTCTGTTTCTCCGCGGCCACGGGGGAAGCGCGGCGGGCTTGGAGGCTGGCCCTCCAGGGTGGCATCCGGCTCCGTGGGACAGGTGGGTCCCGGGAAAGGTCAGGCAGCTGCGTGTCCTGGGGTCCGAGGCGAGATAGCTCCGCCCCTGCTGGCTGTGGGGTCCTCTCCCAAGTTTCCAATTTACTTACAAAATGGATTCTGGCGGGGAGACAGACGTGACAACAGGCTGTGATGGGGACACGGCCCTGTGGGAGCTTAGCCTGGGAGATCAGGGAGGGCTGCTCAGAGGAGGGTGTGTTGAAGCTGGGGCCAGCCAGGGGAAGAAGGGGAACAGGACCAACATGCATGTTGAGCAGGCTGTTGAGCGCACAGATGTGCCTATCAGGAGGGGCCGTGCAGCCCGGCCTGTGACTGCCCACAGGGGATGCTTTTTCCTAAATCGGAGTATCAAGGTGCCTTATGGGCCGGTGATGGTCCTGGGGCACCATGTTCCCTGCAGAGGGCCCTGCTTGTGCAAGCGTCTGGAGATGGGTGAGATTTAGGTGTCTGGGGAcctggtgaggaggtggagggcTTCCTGCCCGGGTGAGAGGGAGCCGGGCAgaggtgagagcaggggagaagtgGGCTGGCACTCAGGAACTGCCCCCTCAGTCTTACAGCGCAGTCAGGCCCCCGCAGCCCGTGCCTTCCTGGACGCCTTAAGACTCTATCGGCAGCGCCGAGGCCACTTTGGCGAGGACGACGTGACCCTGGGCTCGGATGCCGAGGTCAGTGCGGTGCAAAGCCGCCCCTGGGACCCCTCTAGGCCCGCCGCGGGCACCTACGGGCCCCCTCTCCCGCAGGTGCTGACCGGGGTGCTGATGCGGGAGCTGCTGCCGGCGCTGCGAGCCCAGACCCTGCCCGGCCTGCGGGGGGCCAGCCGCAACCGTGCCTGGGCCTGGACCGAGGTACACGCGGGTGGCCGCACAGGGGGATAGAGGCCAGACCCTGGGGCCCGTCTTCCCCTCCCCGCGACTGTCCCCTAAACTCTCTGCGCGTCTCTCTGGCTCtccgtctctgtgtctctcttcccccATCCCGCCCCATCTCGGCTCGCTGTCGCGCCTCTGGCCCGTGTGGGGTCCCCTTGGCCGGTCCGGGCAGCTCCTAGACGCAGTCCACGCTGCCGTCCTGGCCGGGGCCTCCGCCGGGCTCCGCGCCTTCCAGCCGGAAAAGGACGAACTGCTGGCGGCCCTGGAGAAGACCATCCGCCCGGACGTGGACCAGATTCTGCAGCTGCGGGCGCGCGTGGCGCGGAGGCTGCGGGGTGAgacctgggggcggggccagggccgggaggggcggggcctggggggccTGACTGGTAGGCGGGGAACTGGGTGGGCGTAAGGGGTGGGGCCGAGGATCCGGACCCAAGACCCAGCGGGACAGGGCAGGACAAAGAAAGGGCGGGGCATGAGGGGCGGGGTATAAGTTGGAGTATGGGCGTGGCCTTGGGCCAAGGCTGGAGGATGCCAGACAAGGGCGGGGTCAAAGAGCGAGGTCGCGGCCGTGGAAAGGCGGCGGGCTAGGGGTGGGGCTAATGACATCCAGTCGGGAGAGGGGTGGAGGCACAGGTAGTGGCAGACCTGACCCGGGTTGTCCCGGTCAGACGGCGGAGGCTCCCACTCCGCTCAGTGACAAAGACAAACCGGGTTGGAATCCAGACTCTGGCCTCTCGGGCGTACGGCTTTCAGCTCATTGCTGCCGCACgcaaagcctcagttttctcacctgtaaaatggtaGAAGAGGGCGCTCAGAGTCTGAGCCCCTGTCCTCCTCGTGCTGAGCCCCGGGCCGCCTGCGCCCCCTTTGCGGAGCACCTTGCGGAGGAGACCCGGGCTAGTGTCTTCCCATTCCAGGGGAGGTCGAGGGCCCCCTGGAGTCCTGCCTGCGCGGGAGGGTGGACACACAGCTGTCCCGGGTCACGCAAAAGCTGCTGAGCACCGTGGAAGCCGTGCTCTCAACAGTGCAGACCCTCCTAGCCCAGGGCATGGACCGCCTGTCTCGCCACCTGCGTGGGAGCCCCTCTAGCACCCGCTTGCGCAAGGAGGTGAGCTCCCGGGGTGGGTGGGGTTCATTCGACGGACGTGCGGCGTGTTAACCTCACAGAAGAGTTGCGTGAACCCTCTCACTTTCTGTTTGAAAGCCTCCTTTGAAAACTGTTTCCGAACTTTGCCCTAGggtgctttttttcttattgtagaCCACCATGCTCTGGTCGTTGAGGGGTACAGTTTGAAACacggtcggggggggggggagcaaaatGACAAGAGGAGGATTTTAGCAACATGCGTCTGGAATCACCTACCCTCAAATCCCTCCTCTTCCCGTTCCTCTGTTTGCCAgagcccaccccccccatcccctaAAAATgaacacctactaagtgccaggaaAACTTCAACTCATCAGGCCTCCGTTTCATAATCACCTCCTCTAGGAactttccctgctccctctctgcaTCCACAGCTACCTGTGCTTCCTTCCTCACAGACACATTTATACACCTCTGTAGTCGATTGTCGATAGTTTATCCTCCCCAACTTTTCtgggagctccttgagggcagagaccataTGGGGTCACTCCATTTCTGTGGCCCCAGAGCCAAGGACAGAGAGGGGATCGGGTGACGGGTGCGGGTGTGACAAGGGCTGGTGTGCCTGTTGCCCCTCAGTCGTGCCAGCACGGGCGTGTTACCCATTCCTTCCAGGTTTTACCATTTTATGTCCTACACCATACCTGTGGTCTTTATTACGCATTTTGGGGGTCATGGCTGAGGTGGGATGTGTTTCCGTTTGCATTTCTCTTGCTACGAATTGGCTGTGAGGTCCTTGGCCCGGCTTTTCCATCGACTGATGGTGTTTTTCTCACCTGACTGCCATCGGGGCACAGGTTTACTCGTTTGGGGAGATGCCATGGGACTCAGAGCTGATGCACGCCTGCTACCGTGAGGCTGAGCGAAGCCAGAAGCGTCTGGGGCAGCTGGTGGCGCCATTTGGCTTCTTTGGCACACGAAGCCTGGTATTTGGGGCCCAGGATCTCGCACAGCAGGTGAGGGCGAGTGGGGGGTATCCCGCGCACATCAGCCCATAAGCAGGCTGTGACCACACGTGGTGGACAGGGCCGTGGTGCTATGGGAGCTCTGAAGAGACACTCGATTCATCTCCAGGGTTAGGAGGACCCCCCAGGAGGAGAGGACTTTCAAACTGAAGCAGCGGTGGGAGGAATGGGGGGTGGAATACGTCCTGGGTAGAGGGAACAGCCCTGGGAGGTGAGGGAGTTCGTCTGCATTTGGAAGCCATTTAGAGACACTGGGCTGTAGGCTCCAAGTGAGGGCAGCAAGGCGGGAGATTTGCCGGCAAGGTGGAGGGGCAGGTGGGTCAGGGACTTGAGTATGGGGTTAAGGggccaggctctgtcctgagggCCATGGGGAGCCACAGcaggtgtgtgagcaggggaggggcgtgACCAGATTCAAAATTTAGGAAGCCCTACCTGCTGTGGGGAAGAGAGGCTGTTGGGGGCAGGAatagaggaggcaggaaggaggcctGAACCAGAATGGGCACTGTTGGTGGAGAGAAGTGGCGTGTGTTTGAAGGCCAAGGGAACGGGGCCTGCTAATTGACATGGTGAGCGAAGGAGACGGGGATGGAGAAGACCGAGTGCTGCCTGGTACAGTTGTTCAAGTCGTACGCTGCACAAGAGCGCTCAGCCAAACGAGGCTGAACTCTGACCGGCTCTCCGCTCCCCAGGCCGAGCACCCAGGCACCATCCTCCAGAGCGGAGGGCACTTTCTGCTAGATTACACACAGATCCCCACTGATTGGATGGTGCCCCAGTCCCGAGAGGAAGGGGATGCTGTTTCCTGAAACAAGAAGGAGGCTGGGGAAAAGTGACTGGTCGGGTCAGTCTGCGTGCTGAGAAGGGTCAGCCAGGCAGGCACGGGGCTCCGTCGGCCGGAGCGTGATTCTCGGGGTTCTAGCAGTTACTCTTCCCGCAGCTTATGGCTGACGCCGTGGCCACCTTCCTACAGCTGGCGGACCAGTGTCTGACCACAGCTCTGGACTGCACCCAGGCTGCCCAGCAGTTGGAGAAAGTCAGGGGGCGTGTGCTGAAGGTGAGGTCCACCGGGAGGGCATGGCAGATAGCAGATGGCAGTGGGCCCGGGCGCTCAGAGGGCCACTGGACTGGCCGCTGCTGCCTTTCCCCCCGCAGAAGTTCCAGTCGGACAGCAGCTCAGCGCGGAGGAGGTTCATCCGTGGATGGTTGCTTTGTATCTTCTTGCCCTTTGTGTTGACCCAGCTGAAGAGTAGCTGCAAAGCGGTGAGTAATGGGGCACATACACGCAGGGCCCAGAGGACAGCCATGTGCCTGTGTCTTTCTATAAAAGTGGGcagaatgctctctctctcagagactGTTGTTCCCTGAGCCCTGTGGTTGGGTTGGATGGGGGGCCCATGCATTGTATCTCAGcgaagggaggaggcagagagggaatgtgggggggggaggggtcgcCAGGTGGCCAGGGAGGCTCTTCCTGAAAATGACACCTGCGAAGCAGTGAACTGATGGCATGAGCCATGTCCTGGCGAAgacacagcatgtgcaaagaccctgaggtagGACTATGCCTGGTGCGTTGGAGGCAAGCGTGGCTGGTGCTCAGTGAGTGAGGGGGTTGGAAGGCAATGAGAGAGGACGTCACGGGGGCCCGGTCACACAGGGCCACCAGGCAGGGGTCTGCTTCAGGCGCTCACACGATCCTCTAGAAGaagaagctggggaggggggttggcCAACAGAGATCCCCGCACAATTCCCATTGAGATGTGCCGTGCTGTGGTTCATCAACGCCCGCAGCAACCTGAGGGCATATGGATCCAGGagttcattttaaagatgaggaaacttagtCCCAAGGTCCCCCAGCTGATCAGGGTCAAGGTCGCAGCCCTCTCCTCCAGCCCAACCCCTCACCCACCTCTGTTCTAGGAGCTGCCTGAGTTCGAAGGGGAGGTCCTCGCTGTGGGTAGCCCGGCCCTGACCATCGAGGGTACCTATGAAGACGTTGTCCGTGGGGTCCTGCTGCAGAGGATTGATGGAGGTGAGCCCCGTTCCTCTATGGCTCAAGGAGGCCTGGTGCCCCCTGGCTGTATATACCAAGCTCTCCCGGGTTCCCCATCACCTCTTACTTCCTGTGAACACTAACCTTTGACTGAATGTTAGGACTGGGACAGATGGGGACTAGGGTGAGCGAGTCTTAGAAGGGCAGTGATGGAGGTTCCCTAAAGGAGGGGGCATTGGGGCAAGGCTGTAAGGGGTGTGTAGGAGTTCTCAGGCTGAAGGCAAGGAGGCAAAATTCAGAAACTGGGGATAGAAGACACATTGacctttattcattcagcaaccactccctgttttgttttttttgtttgttttttgttctttgtttttttctgggctGGCGTTGAAGCCCCGAGAGTTCTTGGATCTTCTGGGCTGGGAAGTGGTTCCAGAACCATCTCTTCTCCTTCTTGCTTCTTCAGTTTGCTTGTGACCCACTGCCTGTGACTGAAGAGATGTGTGCTCGGATGAGCCATGTGACTTTCAGGGAATGTCATGGCATCCCCGTGGCTGATACAGAGGATATGAAGGGGaatggaaggagaggaggcaggaggctgcTGGGGCAGGTGTGCAGGGCCTTGAATAACAGGCAGAGGAGGTTAGGCTTTATTGGgcaggcaatggggagccatggagggTGTGTGAGCAGAGGGCAACACCGGCCACACCGGAAGCCAGGGGAGGAGGTTGAGGGCACAGTCCTAGAGGCAAAGGATGGACTGAAGGTGCAGCACACAAGGGGATAGAGCCCAGGCGTGAAGCTGAGGTGGGAGCCTGAGGTTGTTGGGCGTCACTGAGGGCACAGGAGGGGCCACGACACTGGGAATGGTGTTTACAGGGAAGAGTGGAGTCCTGGAGCGCCTGTATCTGAAGGAGCAAACAGGAAGTAGGGACACAGAAGGAGCAGTTGGAGGGGGGGGGACCCAAAGACAGTAGGGTTCTAGGAGCCAGGAAGTAAGGGTGACAAAAAGAACTAAGTTCCCTTAGAAAAGGGGCATTTTAAATGGAAGAAGGCTGTTCTCtaattggaaacaaacaaacaaaaaaacccggAAACAGGTAACCTCAGAGAGTCTCTATTCCTAGAGGGGTCCTTGGTGGTGTTTCATCCTTAATTGACTTGTAATGTCTGCTTGGAGTGTTGTGTTGGCAGGTAGGGTTGGTAGGGGGCTCAGTGAAGATGTGGGGATCGACTAGCAATGTCTGTCACGGCCACAGGTATGGAGAGAGGGTTATTTGAGCCACTTGTTTTGGGTTCCTGGTTGAGACATTTCCTGCCATCCTTTGCCCTCTTGTGGCCTCTCTGAGAGAACGCATGGCATCCCCAGATGGGTCCAAAGGTTTATCTCTTGCTTTAGAACTGAAAAAGGCCCTTGGTGTCAGCGACACGTCCTGCGCTCTGGATGGCTGCTCGGAGGCCCCATGGGACCCGACAGGAGCAGGTGAGGATCTCACAGGCTCTTGGGCCATCCAGTGAATTGTTGGGGGGATGGTTCTTAAGTGTGGATTCCTGGATGGAACGGCGTATACCTTATCTCCTGACCCAGCCAGCTTGGCCAAGCTCACGGTAAAcaagggcagtggggagccacagTGTTTGTCTGAGCCAGAGGTACCCTCTGACATGCACATGAATTTGTGTCCTATCGCATATTGCCAGGCCTCTGTGGAGCCTCTCCCAGTAGCTACCGGTTCCCAACACTGCAAGGGGAGCTCATGGCGATGGGAGCCTTGGGCTCACCACAAGCCAGGGCTGCTCTGGGAGAGGGGTACAGGGAGCCATGCTCAGCACCGGGGCACCCTGACCTCCTACTGCAGGATCCTACAGCGAGCGCTTTGTTGGAGCAGTAAATGCATGTAGGACTGAGGCTGACACTGCTGGGAGGTGCCGGGGTCCTCAGCTCCAGCTGTGAGATGGAAATGTGTCATGGGGACTTCCCTGAAATGGGGCAGAAAACAACGGATCCAACCAGAAGCAGGCCAGGAGGCAGGACGGCTATAATCTGGATGTTCAGCACCCGGAGTAGGGGCAGGGATTCTGGAAGAGCTGACAGCTCAACCCCCTTGAGTATTACTGTTACGAGAGCCTTATGAGCCCACCCAACTAAGCAGTTCCCACATTTTTCATCCACGGAGACTCTGAGATCATGTGTGTTGTTTTTGGCTGctcacttttgtgtgtgtggggggggtcatttgttacacagcagcagCTCACGGATACACCACTGATCTGGGCTAGCATCCCATAGTTGGTCAGTGCAGATAAACTGAAGAATATTCACACTTGCTGGCGTAAATGGAGATTCAACAGTCTTAGAAAGCCTCCTGGGTGTCAAAATATTTGGGGCTGTGCAATTGAGGATGAGGTCTTGTTGAACGGGCCCCTGAATGTTTTTAACCGGAATCTAACCAGTGATGGTTATTTTGCTTCTAGTCTTTTGAGCTGTTATTGCTTCAGGAAATGACCTTGAACAGACTTTCCAAGCAAGCGCGGGTCTCCGGGTAAATCCCCTAATACGAAATCTCAGGGTTTAGAGCATTTGTGTTTGTTACTTCAACGGCAGGGTCCAGAGCATTCTCCACCAAGGTGGTCCCACCTGGTGCCCCTCACCTGTATGCAGGTGGCCCATTTCCCCATCGGCTGCACAGGCTATCCGCTGACTCGGGGTTTCTCAGATCTTCTGAGTGAATAATGGTGTCTGGTTGTCATCTTAATGAGCATGTCTAATTGGAGAggagattgagcatcttttcacgtgttcATGAGATGTTTTTAGCTTCTTTTTGGTGAAACTTTGCTCCTCTCCTTGGCCCATTTACCTTCTGGGTGCTTATAATTTCTGCTTAGTTTCTTTTGCTAGGcttacatttactgagcatttattacGTGTCGTGCATctgatgtattttctcttccttatgacgctttctattttacagatgaggaaactgaggctcagagagggactTGTCCCAGGCAACCAGGCTCTGGTGCCGAGGTCCAGCCGCTCTGCTCACGGCCTCCTCCAGGAACATCCACAGCGGCGTCTCGACCGCATCTCTCTTCGTTCCCATCGGACAATTAAGTCAAAGCATCCACACCATTtcaaggcttttatttttcttttattattaaacaaatttttttaaatgtttattcatttttgagagacagggacagagtgtgagcaggggaggggcagagagagagggagacatagagtctgaagcaggttccaggctccaagccgtcagcccagagcgcaacacggggctcgaactcatgaactgtgagatcacgacctgagcagaagtctgacgcttaaccgactgagccacccagg contains these protein-coding regions:
- the NIBAN3 gene encoding protein Niban 3 isoform X1, translating into METVWRVQGEWNLEHLLLGSFGARVGAHKRLPCLFGPPQAGLIQPPECPLVPAGQVDTMLRDFLPCYREQLAASVLRQISRELGPQEPTGCQLMRSKKLPRVREHQGPLTQLWGHPPRWQPIFCVLRGDGRLEWFSHREEYENGGHPLSSVALTGYTVLTSQREYLCLLDALCPVSSGEHTQEEPEPLLEMPVNFPLFLQHPFRRHLCFSAATGEARRAWRLALQGGIRLRGTVLQRSQAPAARAFLDALRLYRQRRGHFGEDDVTLGSDAEVLTGVLMRELLPALRAQTLPGLRGASRNRAWAWTELLDAVHAAVLAGASAGLRAFQPEKDELLAALEKTIRPDVDQILQLRARVARRLRGEVEGPLESCLRGRVDTQLSRVTQKLLSTVEAVLSTVQTLLAQGMDRLSRHLRGSPSSTRLRKEVYSFGEMPWDSELMHACYREAERSQKRLGQLVAPFGFFGTRSLVFGAQDLAQQLMADAVATFLQLADQCLTTALDCTQAAQQLEKVRGRVLKKFQSDSSSARRRFIRGWLLCIFLPFVLTQLKSSCKAELPEFEGEVLAVGSPALTIEGTYEDVVRGVLLQRIDGELKKALGVSDTSCALDGCSEAPWDPTGADEETEAQRGTCPRQPGSGAEVQPLCSRPPPGTSTAASRPHLSSFPSDN
- the NIBAN3 gene encoding protein Niban 3 isoform X3 translates to MGGRPSSPLDKRRQQHLRGQVDTMLRDFLPCYREQLAASVLRQISRELGPQEPTGCQLMRSKKLPRVREHQGPLTQLWGHPPRWQPIFCVLRGDGRLEWFSHREEYENGGHPLSSVALTGYTVLTSQREYLCLLDALCPVSSGEHTQEEPEPLLEMPVNFPLFLQHPFRRHLCFSAATGEARRAWRLALQGGIRLRGTVLQRSQAPAARAFLDALRLYRQRRGHFGEDDVTLGSDAEVLTGVLMRELLPALRAQTLPGLRGASRNRAWAWTELLDAVHAAVLAGASAGLRAFQPEKDELLAALEKTIRPDVDQILQLRARVARRLRGEVEGPLESCLRGRVDTQLSRVTQKLLSTVEAVLSTVQTLLAQGMDRLSRHLRGSPSSTRLRKEVYSFGEMPWDSELMHACYREAERSQKRLGQLVAPFGFFGTRSLVFGAQDLAQQLMADAVATFLQLADQCLTTALDCTQAAQQLEKVRGRVLKKFQSDSSSARRRFIRGWLLCIFLPFVLTQLKSSCKAELPEFEGEVLAVGSPALTIEGTYEDVVRGVLLQRIDGELKKALGVSDTSCALDGCSEAPWDPTGADEETEAQRGTCPRQPGSGAEVQPLCSRPPPGTSTAASRPHLSSFPSDN
- the NIBAN3 gene encoding protein Niban 3 isoform X4; its protein translation is METVWRVQGEWNLEHLLLGSFGARVGAHKRLPCLFGPPQAGLIQPPECPLVPAGQVDTMLRDFLPCYREQLAASVLRQISRELGPQEPTGCQLMRSKKLPRVREHQGPLTQLWGHPPRWQPIFCVLRGDGRLEWFSHREEYENGGHPLSSVALTGYTVLTSQREYLCLLDALCPVSSGEHTQEEPEPLLEMPVNFPLFLQHPFRRHLCFSAATGEARRAWRLALQGGIRLRGTVLQRSQAPAARAFLDALRLYRQRRGHFGEDDVTLGSDAEVLTGVLMRELLPALRAQTLPGLRGASRNRAWAWTELLDAVHAAVLAGASAGLRAFQPEKDELLAALEKTIRPDVDQILQLRARVARRLRGEVEGPLESCLRGRVDTQLSRVTQKLLSTVEAVLSTVQTLLAQGMDRLSRHLRGSPSSTRLRKEVYSFGEMPWDSELMHACYREAERSQKRLGQLVAPFGFFGTRSLVFGAQDLAQQLMADAVATFLQLADQCLTTALDCTQAAQQLEKVRGRVLKKFQSDSSSARRRFIRGWLLCIFLPFVLTQLKSSCKAELPEFEGEVLAVGSPALTIEGTYEDVVRGVLLQRIDGAPRVLGSSGLGSGSRTISSPSCFFSLLVTHCL
- the NIBAN3 gene encoding protein Niban 3 isoform X5 is translated as METVWRVQGEWNLEHLLLGSFGARVGAHKRLPCLFGPPQAGLIQPPECPLVPAGQVDTMLRDFLPCYREQLAASVLRQISRELGPQEPTGCQLMRSKKLPRVREHQGPLTQLWGHPPRWQPIFCVLRGDGRLEWFSHREEYENGGHPLSSVALTGYTVLTSQREYLCLLDALCPVSSGEHTQEEPEPLLEMPVNFPLFLQHPFRRHLCFSAATGEARRAWRLALQGGIRLRGTVLQRSQAPAARAFLDALRLYRQRRGHFGEDDVTLGSDAEVLTGVLMRELLPALRAQTLPGLRGASRNRAWAWTELLDAVHAAVLAGASAGLRAFQPEKDELLAALEKTIRPDVDQILQLRARVARRLRGEVEGPLESCLRGRVDTQLSRVTQKLLSTVEAVLSTVQTLLAQGMDRLSRHLRGSPSSTRLRKEVYSFGEMPWDSELMHACYREAERSQKRLGQLVAPFGFFGTRSLVFGAQDLAQQLMADAVATFLQLADQCLTTALDCTQAAQQLEKVRGRVLKKFQSDSSSARRRFIRGWLLCIFLPFVLTQLKSSCKAELPEFEGEVLAVGSPALTIEGTYEDVVRGVLLQRIDGVCL
- the NIBAN3 gene encoding protein Niban 3 isoform X2, with the protein product METVWRVQGEWNLEHLLLGSFGARVGAHKRLPCLFGPPQAGLIQPPECPLVPAGQVDTMLRDFLPCYREQLAASVLRQISRELGPQEPTGCQLMRSKKLPRVREHQGPLTQLWGHPPRWQPIFCVLRGDGRLEWFSHREEYENGGHPLSSVALTGYTVLTSQREYLCLLDALCPVSSGEHTQEEPEPLLEMPVNFPLFLQHPFRRHLCFSAATGEARRAWRLALQGGIRLRGTVLQRSQAPAARAFLDALRLYRQRRGHFGEDDVTLGSDAEVLTGVLMRELLPALRAQTLPGLRGASRNRAWAWTELLDAVHAAVLAGASAGLRAFQPEKDELLAALEKTIRPDVDQILQLRARVARRLRGEVEGPLESCLRGRVDTQLSRVTQKLLSTVEAVLSTVQTLLAQGMDRLSRHLRGSPSSTRLRKEVYSFGEMPWDSELMHACYREAERSQKRLGQLVAPFGFFGTRSLVFGAQDLAQQLADQCLTTALDCTQAAQQLEKVRGRVLKKFQSDSSSARRRFIRGWLLCIFLPFVLTQLKSSCKAELPEFEGEVLAVGSPALTIEGTYEDVVRGVLLQRIDGELKKALGVSDTSCALDGCSEAPWDPTGADEETEAQRGTCPRQPGSGAEVQPLCSRPPPGTSTAASRPHLSSFPSDN